In Drosophila nasuta strain 15112-1781.00 chromosome 2R, ASM2355853v1, whole genome shotgun sequence, a single genomic region encodes these proteins:
- the LOC132787883 gene encoding uncharacterized protein LOC132787883, with the protein MCEHIRSYAESTLANEVAYTQLTSSYANPSTSNMLQQIYDQLQKLNKNVEDLNERVIKLEADNTIIQTRILTEVIAQRKLVKGNKPRMLLPPKSFNKIEEIEKFEEELNNSAELCEQLDAEIKNYNISDPAKFLRTMWKKIFSDEIALKYSWKGTHTKNCVLSMAITTAMRSAFNQKFAVDEKQFSSISSKWFQTANDRIKYYNKAKKHLT; encoded by the exons ATGTGTGAGCATATTCGGAGCTACG CTGAATCAACTTTGGCGAATGAAGTTGCCTATACCCAGCTAACTTCTAGCTATGCGAATCCATCCACATCAA ATATGTTGCAGCAGATTTACGACCAActgcaaaaattaaacaaaaatgtggAAG atcTTAATGAACGCGTAATTAAATTGGAAGCTGATAACACTATCATTCAAACTCGAATTTTAACGGAAGTGATAGCACAACGAAAGCTTGTTAAAGGAAATAAGCCTCGTATGTTGCTACCACCAAAATccttcaataaaattgaagaGATAGAAAAATTTGAAGAGGAATTAAATAATTCAGCAGAATTGTGTGAACAGCTG gatgctgaaatcaaaaattacAACATTTCTGATCCTGCCAAATTTTTGCGCACAATGTGGAAGAAAATTTTTTCGGATGAGATTGCTCTTAAGTATTCGTGGAAGGGGACTCACACTAAAAACTGTGTTCTGAGCATGGCGATAACGACAGCCATGAGAA gtgcttttaatcaaaaatttgCAGTGGATGAAAAACAGTTTTCATCAATTTCCAGCAAATGGTTTCAAACTGCAAATGAtagaattaaatattataacaaAGCTAAAAAACATTTGACTTAG